The window AGCTGTCAGACCGTGCCCAGACCGGTCTCGACCTGGGTCGGCGCGACCGGGGTGCGGCCGCTGGTGCGGCGCTGGCGTCCCTCGACATAGCTGGCCAGCCCCGACAGCAGGGAGTTGATGATGATGTAGATCAGCGCCACGGCCAGGTAGAGCTGCAACGGGTTGTTCAGCGCCTGCACCAGCTGGCCGCCGGTGCGCAGCAGCTCCGAGAACCCGATCACGAAGCCCAGCGAGGTGTCCTTGAGCAGCACCACCAGCTGGCTGATCAGGGCCGGCAGCATCACCCGGATGGCTTGCGGCAGCAGCACCATCCGCAGGGTCTGCCCGCGACTGAGCCCGATCGCGTAGGCGGCTTCGGTCTGGCCCTTGGGGATCGACTGCACGCCGGCCCGGATGATCTCGGCGATCACCGCGCCGTTGTACATCGTGAGGGCCAGCACCAGCGCCCAGAGCGCCGGCAGGTCGGTGCCCACCACGATCGGGAAGGCCAGGAACAGCGCGAAGATCAGCAGCAGCAGCGGGACGCCGCGGAAGAACTCGATGACCGCGACAGCCGGCAGCCGGATCAGCGGTTGCCGGGACAGCCGCCCGAAGGCCAGCAACACTCCCAGCACCGAGGCCAGCACGATGGCGTACCCCGCGGCGTTCAGGGTGTTTTTCAGGCCCTCCCACAGCCGCTCGTACAGCTGCGGCTCGTTGAAGAAGGGCTCGTACTTGGCGTACTCGAACTGCTCGTTGGCCGCCAGCCGCTGGACGGCCAGCCCGATCAGCACCAGCAGGATCAGCCCGCCGACGATGCTGCCGATCAGCACCCGCCGCCGGGCCCGCGGACCCTGGACGTCGTAGAGGACGGGGGTGGTCATCGGCCGGCCGACACGGCGCGCTCGAGCAGGCCGAACAGGAAGGCGCTCAGCAGCGCGAGCAGCAGGTAGGCCAGCGCCGCGGCGGCGATGATCGGGATCACCGCGTTGCCGAAGCTGTTGATCAGCTGGTTCATCGCCTGCACCCCTTCGAAGATGAAGAACGCCGAGGCGATGGAGGTGTTCTTGAGCAAGGCGATGAACACGCTGGCCAGCGGCGGCACGATGTTGGCGAAGGCCTGCGGAAGCACCACCAGCCGCAACGTCTGGCCGAAGGTCATCCCGATCGAGCGGGAGGCCTCAGCCTGGCCGGCGGCGACCGAGTTGATGCCCGAGCGCACCGCCTCGGCGACGAAGGCCGCGGTGTAGATCGTCAACGCCAGCACCGCGAAGCGGAAGAACGGCAGCTTCACGTCGACCTCGGGCAGCCCGAAGACGACCAGGAAGAAGACCACCGTCAACGGCGTGTTGCGTACCAGCCGCACGTACGCCGCACCGGCCCACCGCAGCGGCGGGACCGGCGAGACCCGCATCGCGGCGATCAGGGTGCCCACTATGAGCGCCCCGATCGCCGCGAGCAGCGTCAGCGAGACGGTGGTGCGAAAGCCTCGGACGAAGACGTCGAGGTTGTCGAGTACCTCGTTCATCGCGGTGCTCGACCTTCTCTAGGCCGGGGTGGCTACTTGTCGCAGCCGCGCGGCTCGGGCAGCGTCGGAGTGGTGTCGATGACCTTGCCGGCGGTGTCCTTGAACGCCTTCTCGTAGCTGCCGTCGGCCACCGCGTCCTTCAGCGTCTGGTTGATGAAGTCACAGAACGGCTCCTGGCCCTCGGGGATGCCGATGCCGTAGGGCTCCTCGGAGAACGGCTTGCCGATCAGCTCGAACTTGTCCGGGGCCTGGTCCACGTAGCCGGAGAGGATGACGTTGTCGGTGGTCACCGCGTCGACCTGGCCGTTGGACAGCGCGTCGCGGCACTTGGTGTAGGCGTCGACCAGCACCAGCTCGCTGGTGCTCAACCCGTACTTCTCCTGCATGGTGGACGCCGGGGTCGAGCCGCTCACCGAGCAGGTCTTCTTGCCCTTGAGCGACTCGGGGCCGTCGATGCCCTTGGGGTTGCCCTTGGCGACCAGGATGTCCTGACCGGCCACGAAGTACGGGCCGGCGAAGTCGACCTTCAGATCACGCTTGTCGTTGATGGTGTAGGTGGCCACCACCATGTCGACCTTCTTCTGCTCCAGGAAGGGCTCCCGGTTGGCCGACACCGACTCCACGAAAGTGATCTTGTCCTCGGAGATGCCCAGCTTGGCGGCGATGAGCTTGGCGATCTCGACGTCGAAGCCCTCGGGCTTGCCGGACAGGCCCTTGAGCCCGAACAGCGGCTGGTCGAACTTGGTGCCGACGGTGAGCTTGCCGGCCGAGGCGATCTCGGCCATCCGGCTGCCGGCCGCGAAGCTCGGGTTGTCGACGGGCTTCGCGGTGTCGTTGTCGTCGTCGCCGCCACAAGCGGTCAGGGACAGCAACAGCGCTGCGGCCGGGACGAGTGACATCAAGCGCATGGAACGCATGGCGGGGTCCTTATCTGGTTAGGGCCTGCTTCGGGCGCGGCAGGGCCGGCCCACGGGTCGGTCAATGGGTGAGGATCTTGGACAGGAAGTCCTGGGTTCGGGCGGATTCGGGGTTGGTGAAGAACTTCTCGGGGTGGGCCTCTTCGATGATTCGGCCGTCGTCCATGAACACCACCCGGTGGGCCGCCCGCCGGGCGAAACCCATCTCGTGGGTGATGACGACCATCGTCATGCCGGTCTCGGCCAGCGCCGTCATGACATCGAGGACCTCGTTGATCATCTCGGGGTCCAGCGCGGAGGTCGGCTCGTCGAAGAGCATCACCATGGGGTCCATCGCCAGGGCGCGAGCGATGGCGACCCGCTGCTGCTGGCCGCCGGACAGCTGGGCCGGGTACTTGTCGGCCTGGCTGGCGATGCCGACCCGCTCGAGCAACTCCCGGCCGCGAGCCTCGGCGGCGGCGCGCTTGACGCCCTTGACCTTGACGGGGCCGAGGGTGACGTTCTCGAGCACCGTCTTGTGGGCGAACAGGTTGAACGACTGGAAGACCATGCCGACCTTGGCCCGCAGCTGAGCCAGTTCCTTGCCCTCGGCCGGTATGGGCTTGCCGTCGATGGTGATGGTGCCGTTGTCGATCGACTCCAGCCGGTTGATGGCCCGGCACAGCGTCGACTTGCCGGAGCCGGACGGGCCGATGACGACCACGACCTCGCCGCGATCGATGGTGAGGTCGATGTCCTTGAGCACGTGCAGCGCCCCGAAGTGCTTGTTGACGCCGGACAGGACGACCAGCGGCTCACCTGAGGGCGCGTTCGAGGCGGTCATCTGTTGATCACGAGCGGTAGCCTATCCCCGCCGTAGCGCGCCTAGGCAGCCCCGGTAGGTCACCGCGCGCCGATCGTGACCCGACCGTTGCCCGCCCAGGCGCTCGTCCAGCCGCTCGTCCAGCCGCTCGTCTAGCCCCGGACTTTGCTGGGCCGGCTGCGCCACCAGTGAACGGCGGTGGGCAGCAGCGAGATCACCACGACGCTGACCAGGATCAGGTCGATCTTCGGGGCGACGGTCTTCTGCACGAAGTCGATGTGGCCCAGCGCCCGGCCGAGCAGCACGATGCCGTCGGTCCAGAGGATCCCGCCGATCACCGAGTACAGCGCGTACACCGAGAACTTCATCTTGCCGACGCCGGCCATCACGGTGGCCACCGTCCGCACCACCGGCACGAACCTTGCCAGGATGATGGTGGAGCGGCCGAACCGGTCGAAGAAGGCCTGTGAACGGGTGACGTACTCGGGTTTGAACAGCCGTGACTGCGGCCGGTCGAACACCTTGGGACCGGCCTTGTAACCGATCCAGTAACCGACCAGGTTGCCGGCGATGGCGGCTATCGGCAGCACGATCAGCACCACCCACAGGCTGGGAAAGTTGATCGACGGGTCGTCGATGGCGATCAGCAGGCCGGCCGAGAACAGCAACGTGTCACCCGGCAGGAAGAAGCCGACCAGCAGGCCGCACTCGGCGAACAGGATGAGGGCCATCCCGATCAGGCCATAACTGCCGAGCAGGTGCTTGGGCGAGATCGGGTTGGCCATCAGCTGGGTCGCGAGGTCATACGTCGTCATAACCAGCAAGCTTACGGACGGCGCGGAGGTGTTCGAGCCACCTCATCCGGCGGGGCGCGAGGCTCAGCCGGTCCAGCCGGCCAGCAGTTCCCGCTCCCGCTCGGGCGCCAGGCCCGGCGTCCGGTCCGAGGGCTGCCAGCCGCCCTCGATCGAGCGCATCCACTCCCAGGTGTCCAGCAGGGTGTCCCGGACCGGTCGGCAGGCCAGCCCGGCGGCTTCGGCACCCGTGGTGTCCTGCGCCCAGAGCCCCGGCGCGTCGGCGGTGGGCACCCACAACGGCAGCTCGGTCCAGCCCTCGACGCCGGCCTGAACCAGGTACTCGTCGCTGACCCAGGTGAACTCGGCGTCCGAGGCGGTGACCTCGCGGGCCTCGCCCAGCAGCTGGCCGCGGTTGATCTGGTGGGCCGGCCCGGTCACCTCGAAGGCGCCGGCCGGGCGCAGCAGCGCGAACTCGGCGATGTCGCGGGCGTCGATCAACCGCAGCTCGTCCTCAGGGGCGCCGGGGGCCAGCACCTGCCCGCCCCGGGACACCCGGTCCAGCCACCACGGCAGCCGTCCGATCCGGTCGTTCGGGCCGACGATCAGGCCGGCCCGCAGGATCGAGCTGCGGTGCTCGCCGAAGGCCCGCAGGACCGCCCGCTCGGCGCCGACCTTGCGCCAGCCGTAGGGCGCGCTCTCGTCCAGGCCCTCGGGCACCTCCTCGCCGACCGCGTCCGGGTCGCCGTCATAGAGCCCGTGCTGGTGGTAGTCGGCGTGGGCCGGCCAGCCGGAGTAGGCGTTGACCGAGGAGGTGAAGGCGTAGTGGCCGGCGCCGGGTTCGAGCAGTTCGGCGCTGGCCTTGACCAGCTCGGGCAGGTAGCCGGTGTCGAACACCAGGTCGAAGCTCATGCCGGCGAGCTTCTTCAGGTCCTCCGGGTCGCTCCGGTCGCCGGTTATCGCCCGCGCTCCGGTGACCGGCGGCCCGGTCTGGCCGCGGTTGAAGGTGGTCACGTTGTGGCCGCGGGCGACGCCGAGCTCGGCGACGGCGCGGGAGAGGAACACGGTTCCGCCCAGTACCAGGATCTCCATCGGGCCACCCGATCAGACCAGCGCCGCCACAGGCAATGGGTGTTCGCCCCCAGCGCAGTGGAATACTTCTCCCAGACGCCCCGCGAGACCAAAGGGAGACATCGATGCCCATCGCCACCCCCGAGATCTACAACGAGATGCTCGATCGCGCCAAGGCCGGCGGCTTCGCCTACCCGGCGATCAACTGCACGTCCTCGGAGTCGATCAACGCCGCCCTCCGGGGGTTCGCCGACGCCGGCAGCGACGGCATCATCCAGTTCTCCACCGGCGGGTCGGAGTTCGGCTCGGGCACCGCGGTCAAGGACATGGTGACCGGCGCGGTGGCGCTGGCCGAATTCGCCCACGTGGTGGCCGCCAAGTACCCGGTCAACGTCGCGCTGCACACCGACCACTGCCCCAAGGACAAGCTGGACGGCTTCGTCCGCCCGCTGCTCGCGATCTCGGCCGAGCGCGTCCGGTCGGGCCGCAACCCGCTGTTCCAGTCGCACATGTGGGACGGCTCGGCGGTGCCGCTGGATGAGAACCTGCAGGTCGCCGCTGAGCTGCTCAAGCTCACCCACGATGCCCGGATCGTGCTCGAGGTCGAGATCGGCGTGGTCGGCGGCGAGGAGGACGGCGTCGCCAACGACATCAATGACAAGCTCTACACCACCGACGAGGACTACGCCGCCACCCTGCAGGCGCTGGGCTCCGGTGAGAACGGGCGCTACCTGCTCGCGGCGACCTTCGGCAACGTGCACGGGGTGTACAAGCCGGGCAATGTGAAGCTGCGCCCGGTCGTGCTCAAGGGCGGCCAGCAGGTCGCCTCCCGCGCGCTCGGCCTGCCCGAGGGCTCCAAGCCGTTCGACCTGGTGTTCCACGGCGGCTCGGGATCGTCGCTGGAGGAGATCCGCGAGGCGGTCTCCTACGGCGTGGTCAAGATGAACGTCGACACCGACACCCAGTACGCCTTCACCCGGCCGATCGCCGCTCACATGTTCACCAACTACGACGGCGTGCTCAAGGTCGACGGCGAAGTGGGCAACAAGAAGGCCTATGACCCGCGGTCCTACCTCAAGGCAGCCGAGGCGGGGATGGCCGCGCGGGTGGGCCAGGCGTGCGAGGACCTGCTCTCGGCCGGAACGTCGGTCTCAGGCTCCTGAGGCGGCACAATGACGGCATGGACCTGCTAGCACCACGAACCCTGCTGCCCGTCGACCCCGCCACCGCCGAGCTGGAGGGCGGCGCCGATCCGGTTCAGGTCGCCACCGCGCACCCGACGTCCTCGGCCGCCTGGGCGGTGCTGGCCGAACAGGCGCTCGGCCGGGAGTCCTGGATCGAGGGCTACGCCTACGCCCGCACCGGCTACCACCGCGGGCTGGACGCCCTGCGCAAGGCAGGCTGGCGCGGTACCGGCCCGGTGCCGTGGTCCCACGTCCCCAACCAGGGGTTCCTGCGGGCGCTGCATGCCCTGGCCGTCGCGGCAGCCGCGATCAACGAGACCGACGAGGCCACCCGGTGCGCGACCTTCCTCAACGACTGCGACCCGGCCGCGGCGGCTGCGCTGTCCTGAGCTAGTCCTCGGTGGTGGCTCGCCGTCGGTAGTCGTTCATGAGGGCCGCCAGCGCTTCGGACGAGATGCCGGCGTAATCGGCCAGCAGTGCCTCATCGCCACGGGCAAGACGACGGCTGAGGTGCGGCAAGGCTGGCGCGCCCACGCGGTCGGTGGAGTAGGCGATCACCGGCACTCGGCGGACTTTCGCGGCGTGAAAGCCGGTGCATTCGCTCCACGCGCGCCGGTAGTTATGGCGCCGCGATATCCCGAGTGTGAACTCGAAGCCGGATTCGGTCAGGCGCAACCGTTGCGGGTGAAGTAACAGAAAGACGAATACCAGCGTTCCCAGCACCAAGAAGGACTCACCGGCCCAACCGATCGGGCCGTCCATGATGAACGCGCCGCGAATCAAGAAGGCGCACGTGATGACCAGGCCCACGACGGGCCGCCTTCGCAAACCCGTGAAGTTCCGGATGGGTGTCACCGTCGGCTGCACAGTGCGATGTTCGCACCAAGGCACGCTCCCGACCGGTCTATTTCTCAAACAGGCGCCGACGACCTGCCTCGCTGCGGTGTCAGCCATCCCGACAGCGCACTTCTCAGCGGGTGACCCGGGCCCGGACGTGGGCGCGCTCGCCCTGCCGTCCGAACAGGCTCAGAAACTCGACCGCGGCGTTGTCGGCGCTTCCGAACCAGTGCGGCACCCGGGTGTCGAACTCGGCCGCCTCGCCCGGCGTCAGCACCAGGTCACGCTCGCCGAGCACCAGCCGCAGCCGGCCGCTGAGCACGTAGAGCCATTCGTAGCCCTCGTGCGTCTTGGGCTCGCAGACCGCGGCGGTGCGACTGGCCGGGATCACCATCTTGTAGGCCTGCACGCCACCGGCCCGACGGGTCAGCGGCACCATTGTCCTGCCGTGGCGGGTGATCGGACGCAGGTGCACCCGCGGATCGCCGGTCGGCGGCGCCCCGACCAGCTCGTCGAGCGGAACGCCGTGCGCCCGGGCCAGCGGCAGCAGCAGCTCCAGGTTGGGCCGGCGCTGACCGGACTCCAGTCGGGACAGCGTGCTCACCGAGATGCCGGTTGCCGCGGACAGTTCGGCCAGGGTGGTCTCGCGACGCTGGCGCAGCGCCCGCAACCGCGGTCCGACCGCGCTCAGCACGCCGTCCAGGTCATCGTCCATGCTGTCAGTCTGCCGATTTAGTTGCCAGATCAGCAAGCTTTCTTGCCTTTTCAGGGGTGGGCGCTGCACGGTGGTCCCAGGAGGTGGTCACGGTGACCGAGCAGGCGAGGCAACCGAGCGGGCAGCGATTCGACGTGGTGGTGGTGGGTGGTGGCGCGGCCGGCCTGAGTGCCGCGCTGGTGCTGGCCCGAGCACGGCGCGCGGTCGCGGTGATCGACGCCGGCCAGCCGCGCAACGCCCCGGCCGCCGGCGTGCACGGCCTGCTCGGTCGCGAGGGCATCAGCCCGGCCGAGCTGGTGCAGACCGGGCGGCGTGAGGTGCAGGGCTACGGCGGCCTGGTCCTGGACGGCGAAGTCGGCGAGGCCTGCCGTCGCGAGGACGGGTTCGAGGTGCGGCTGGCCGACGGGCGGGTGCTGGTGGCCAGCCGGCTGCTGGTCACCACCGGCCTGGTCGATGAGTTGCCCGACGTCGCCGGGGTGCGGCAACGGTGGGGACGGGATGTCCTGCACTGCCCGTACTGCCACGGCTGGGAGGTTCGCGATCAGGCCGTCGGCATCCTGGCCTCGGGGCCGATGGCGGTGCACCAGGCCCTGCTGTTCCGGCAGTTGACCTCGGACCTGGTGCTGTTCACCCACACCGCGCCGGCGCTGACCGCCGAGCAGGCCGAGCAGTTGGCGGCTCGTGGCATCCGGGTGGTCGACGGCGAGGTCGTCTCGCTGCAGGTCGAAGACGACCGGCTGACCGGTGTGCGGCTGCGCGACGGCGCGGTGGTGGCCCGGCAGGCGCTGGTTGTCGGGCCACGGCTGGTGGCCCGGTCCGAGCTGCTGGCCGGGCTGGGGGTGAGCACCGTGGAGCACCCGATGGGCATCGGGGAGCACATCGTCACCGACGCCGGCGGGCTCACCACCGCCGCCGGGGTGTGGGCCGCCGGCAACGTGACCGATCTCAGCGCTCAGGTCAGCATCGCGATCGCCGGCGGGCAAGCTGCGGCGGCCGCGATCAATGCCGATCTGATCGCCGAACAGACCCAGCAGGCCGTGGCCGCCTACCGCCACGACGCTGCCGGCCACCACGCTGCCGGTCACGACGCTGCCGGTCACGACGCTGCCGGCCACGACGGCGCCGGCCACCACGACGCCGGCCACGACGGCGCCGAGTCGCCGGAGCAGTGGGACCAGGCGTTCTGGGACGAGCGCTACCGCTCGAAGGCCAGCCTGTGGAGCCACGAGCCGAACCGGTACCTGGTCAGCGAGGCGTCCGAGCTGGCTCCGGGCACGGCGCTGGACGCCGGCTGCGGCGAGGGCGCGGACGCCATCTGGCTGGCCCGCCAAGGTTGGCAGGTCACGGCGGTGGACCTGTCGAGCGTGGCGTTGGAGCGGGCCGCGGCCAACGCGGCGGCAGCCGGCGAGCAGGTCGCCGGGCGCATCGACTGGCAGCACGCCGACATCACCGGCTGGGATCCGGGCCGCGAGAGGTTCGACCTGGTCACCTCGCAGTACCTGCACCTGCCGCCCGGCCAGCGCGAACCGCTGTTCCAGCGGCTGGCGGCCGCGGTCCGGCCGGGTGGCTCGCTGATCATCGCCGCCCACCATCCCTCGGACCTGCACACCACGATCCGGCGTCCGAAGCGTCCCGAGCTGTACTTCACCGGTGACCAGATCGCGGCCCTGCTGGACCCGGCGCTCTGGCAGATCGTGACCAACGCCGAGCCGGAGCGGACCGTCAGCGACCACGAGGGCGGCAGCGTCACCATCCGCGACACCGTGCTGCGCGCCCGCCGCCGCGACTAGCCCGGCTGCGCTTCATCGACCGTCGCGACTAGTCCGGCCGCGCTCCATCAACCGGCCTCACTTCATCAGCAGGGCGCCCAGCCGCCGGGTCGTCACCCACAGCCCGGCCAGGGCCATCACCGCGAAGTAGCAGATGTGCAGGGTCAGCCCGGCGCTGATCTGGCCGTAGGACAGGGCGCGCATCAGGGCGACCGCGTGATGCAGGGGCAGGCACTTCACCACGAACTGCAACCAGCCGGGGTAGGCGCTCAGGCTGTAGAAGGTGCCGGAGAACAGGAACATCGGGAGGATGAGCAGGTTGGCCACCTCGATGTCCTGCCAGTTGCGCATATAGGTCGTCACCGCCATGCCCAGGGCGGCGAAGCCGAACGCGATCAACAGCGCGGCGGGCACCAGCAGCAGCGCCCACGGCGACAGGATGAGCCCCATCGCCAGCATCACCACGACGAAGGCGACCGAGTACATGCCGCCG of the Jatrophihabitans sp. genome contains:
- a CDS encoding NAD-dependent epimerase/dehydratase family protein codes for the protein MEILVLGGTVFLSRAVAELGVARGHNVTTFNRGQTGPPVTGARAITGDRSDPEDLKKLAGMSFDLVFDTGYLPELVKASAELLEPGAGHYAFTSSVNAYSGWPAHADYHQHGLYDGDPDAVGEEVPEGLDESAPYGWRKVGAERAVLRAFGEHRSSILRAGLIVGPNDRIGRLPWWLDRVSRGGQVLAPGAPEDELRLIDARDIAEFALLRPAGAFEVTGPAHQINRGQLLGEAREVTASDAEFTWVSDEYLVQAGVEGWTELPLWVPTADAPGLWAQDTTGAEAAGLACRPVRDTLLDTWEWMRSIEGGWQPSDRTPGLAPERERELLAGWTG
- a CDS encoding methyltransferase domain-containing protein — translated: MTEQARQPSGQRFDVVVVGGGAAGLSAALVLARARRAVAVIDAGQPRNAPAAGVHGLLGREGISPAELVQTGRREVQGYGGLVLDGEVGEACRREDGFEVRLADGRVLVASRLLVTTGLVDELPDVAGVRQRWGRDVLHCPYCHGWEVRDQAVGILASGPMAVHQALLFRQLTSDLVLFTHTAPALTAEQAEQLAARGIRVVDGEVVSLQVEDDRLTGVRLRDGAVVARQALVVGPRLVARSELLAGLGVSTVEHPMGIGEHIVTDAGGLTTAAGVWAAGNVTDLSAQVSIAIAGGQAAAAAINADLIAEQTQQAVAAYRHDAAGHHAAGHDAAGHDAAGHDGAGHHDAGHDGAESPEQWDQAFWDERYRSKASLWSHEPNRYLVSEASELAPGTALDAGCGEGADAIWLARQGWQVTAVDLSSVALERAAANAAAAGEQVAGRIDWQHADITGWDPGRERFDLVTSQYLHLPPGQREPLFQRLAAAVRPGGSLIIAAHHPSDLHTTIRRPKRPELYFTGDQIAALLDPALWQIVTNAEPERTVSDHEGGSVTIRDTVLRARRRD
- a CDS encoding VTT domain-containing protein produces the protein MTTYDLATQLMANPISPKHLLGSYGLIGMALILFAECGLLVGFFLPGDTLLFSAGLLIAIDDPSINFPSLWVVLIVLPIAAIAGNLVGYWIGYKAGPKVFDRPQSRLFKPEYVTRSQAFFDRFGRSTIILARFVPVVRTVATVMAGVGKMKFSVYALYSVIGGILWTDGIVLLGRALGHIDFVQKTVAPKIDLILVSVVVISLLPTAVHWWRSRPSKVRG
- a CDS encoding XRE family transcriptional regulator, with the translated sequence MDDDLDGVLSAVGPRLRALRQRRETTLAELSAATGISVSTLSRLESGQRRPNLELLLPLARAHGVPLDELVGAPPTGDPRVHLRPITRHGRTMVPLTRRAGGVQAYKMVIPASRTAAVCEPKTHEGYEWLYVLSGRLRLVLGERDLVLTPGEAAEFDTRVPHWFGSADNAAVEFLSLFGRQGERAHVRARVTR
- a CDS encoding amino acid ABC transporter permease, with amino-acid sequence MNEVLDNLDVFVRGFRTTVSLTLLAAIGALIVGTLIAAMRVSPVPPLRWAGAAYVRLVRNTPLTVVFFLVVFGLPEVDVKLPFFRFAVLALTIYTAAFVAEAVRSGINSVAAGQAEASRSIGMTFGQTLRLVVLPQAFANIVPPLASVFIALLKNTSIASAFFIFEGVQAMNQLINSFGNAVIPIIAAAALAYLLLALLSAFLFGLLERAVSAGR
- the fbaA gene encoding class II fructose-bisphosphate aldolase, whose protein sequence is MPIATPEIYNEMLDRAKAGGFAYPAINCTSSESINAALRGFADAGSDGIIQFSTGGSEFGSGTAVKDMVTGAVALAEFAHVVAAKYPVNVALHTDHCPKDKLDGFVRPLLAISAERVRSGRNPLFQSHMWDGSAVPLDENLQVAAELLKLTHDARIVLEVEIGVVGGEEDGVANDINDKLYTTDEDYAATLQALGSGENGRYLLAATFGNVHGVYKPGNVKLRPVVLKGGQQVASRALGLPEGSKPFDLVFHGGSGSSLEEIREAVSYGVVKMNVDTDTQYAFTRPIAAHMFTNYDGVLKVDGEVGNKKAYDPRSYLKAAEAGMAARVGQACEDLLSAGTSVSGS
- a CDS encoding amino acid ABC transporter permease — encoded protein: MTTPVLYDVQGPRARRRVLIGSIVGGLILLVLIGLAVQRLAANEQFEYAKYEPFFNEPQLYERLWEGLKNTLNAAGYAIVLASVLGVLLAFGRLSRQPLIRLPAVAVIEFFRGVPLLLLIFALFLAFPIVVGTDLPALWALVLALTMYNGAVIAEIIRAGVQSIPKGQTEAAYAIGLSRGQTLRMVLLPQAIRVMLPALISQLVVLLKDTSLGFVIGFSELLRTGGQLVQALNNPLQLYLAVALIYIIINSLLSGLASYVEGRQRRTSGRTPVAPTQVETGLGTV
- a CDS encoding DUF3151 domain-containing protein, whose amino-acid sequence is MDLLAPRTLLPVDPATAELEGGADPVQVATAHPTSSAAWAVLAEQALGRESWIEGYAYARTGYHRGLDALRKAGWRGTGPVPWSHVPNQGFLRALHALAVAAAAINETDEATRCATFLNDCDPAAAAALS
- a CDS encoding glutamate ABC transporter substrate-binding protein: MRSMRLMSLVPAAALLLSLTACGGDDDNDTAKPVDNPSFAAGSRMAEIASAGKLTVGTKFDQPLFGLKGLSGKPEGFDVEIAKLIAAKLGISEDKITFVESVSANREPFLEQKKVDMVVATYTINDKRDLKVDFAGPYFVAGQDILVAKGNPKGIDGPESLKGKKTCSVSGSTPASTMQEKYGLSTSELVLVDAYTKCRDALSNGQVDAVTTDNVILSGYVDQAPDKFELIGKPFSEEPYGIGIPEGQEPFCDFINQTLKDAVADGSYEKAFKDTAGKVIDTTPTLPEPRGCDK
- a CDS encoding amino acid ABC transporter ATP-binding protein, whose translation is MTASNAPSGEPLVVLSGVNKHFGALHVLKDIDLTIDRGEVVVVIGPSGSGKSTLCRAINRLESIDNGTITIDGKPIPAEGKELAQLRAKVGMVFQSFNLFAHKTVLENVTLGPVKVKGVKRAAAEARGRELLERVGIASQADKYPAQLSGGQQQRVAIARALAMDPMVMLFDEPTSALDPEMINEVLDVMTALAETGMTMVVITHEMGFARRAAHRVVFMDDGRIIEEAHPEKFFTNPESARTQDFLSKILTH